In the genome of Calothrix sp. PCC 6303, the window TTCCTCAATTTCATACACCACGTTAAATTTTAACCCCTGGGATTGATAAAATTCTGCCCCACCTTGTTTTCTATCTACCAGTGAAATTACTTCATCTACCGTATAACCTGCGTCTCTCAATCTTGTCACAGCCTTCATTGCCGATTGTCCAGTGGTGACAACATCCTCCAAAACTACAATTTTGGCACCAGATGGTAAAATTGGTCCCTCAATATAAGCTTGTGTTCCATGACCCTTTGACTCTTTACGGATAATTAAACCTGGAATTGGACGATTTTCGTATGTCGAAACAACACTCACAGCACTGACTATCGGGTCTGCACCCAACGTTAACCCAGCGACAGCTTCAGTATCATCACTTAACATCTTTAAAATTAAACGACCAACTGCCACAGCACCTAGAGGATTCAATGTGACTGGCTTACAGTTAATGTAATAGCTACTAGGTTGACCAGAAGAAAGGGTAAAATTGCCTTCTCCGTAAGCCTCTTGACAAATCAAATCCAATAAATTGGTACGCAATGTACTTGTGTCCGTACTAACAGCCCAAATATTGGACAGGGAAAGGTTTTCAGCGGGATAACTCATTACAAATTGCAAAAAATTGTGCTACACCAATGGTTGAACTCACGGGAGTTCTGAAACTAAGCATAAATTAAGACGTGCTCAAAAATTGAGGAGTAATTAATGAAGGATTTGAAATTGACAACTTGGAGTGGTTTATTTGCATTGTTTGCCATTGCTTGTTTGCCCCAGGTTGCCGTGGCACAAACTAATGTGCCTAATTATGAAACAGCTAGTGAGGTAATGGAAAGAGCATTTTTCAAAAATGATCCAGATTTTTATCGAAACAATAGTTTCAAGCGAGAACTAGATTGGATGTTGGGATCAGGATCCATCTTCAGAAATTCTTTTCCAGAAAATGAAATTGCCAGAGATGCGGAGTTAGTAAACACAGTTTATCGTGATCTGATGACGCAGCAGGCAACCAACGATCCATACATTCGGACTCCTGACTTACCAAATCCCTATAATACATCATTCATGATGTCACCTCGTTTGAATACCAGTAAACTTAGAAGTGGTACAGAATTCCGCTTTGAGAATATACCTCAACGATAAAAAAGTAGGGGAACGCGAAAACACGAAGATAAGTAGTGTAGTTAGCGGGAAGGAATATTCTTCCCGATAAAATTCATAATTGTTATTTGTCTGAGGATGGACTGAGGCTAATATTTTTCTAGTTTTCCAGCTATATTAGCTGAATTTAAAATCCAGGGTACAGGAGTTGAACCTGTCTGGGACGAATTATGAGTTCGTTGCCTAAACCGATCGGCCAACCCTGGTTATACGATGTTTATTTTAGCGCGTGTTTGCCAAATGTAAACACCTAAATTATAGTTTATCAGATTTTAACACGGCGAAATGTCACGGTAATATAATGCAAACTAAGATTAACTTAACTTCTTGGTAAGTTAGATAAAATTATTGAGATCAAGGAAAAATATTTTTGGTTAGTATTTTTGTATGCATTCTATCTTTGTGAAGTCAGAGGGAACCTCACTCTGGCAGGGTTAAAAGAAGCAGGGGAGCAGGAAGCAAGGGGGAAAACTGAGATGGAGTTTTTACTATGCCCCCAATAAGAGCGCCCCACAAGGGCGGGGCTTCTAGCCATACTTCGCTTCGAGATGCTCCGCGCAGAGGGAAAGGGCTTACTAACCCTGCTAGAAACCC includes:
- the pyrE gene encoding orotate phosphoribosyltransferase, translated to MSYPAENLSLSNIWAVSTDTSTLRTNLLDLICQEAYGEGNFTLSSGQPSSYYINCKPVTLNPLGAVAVGRLILKMLSDDTEAVAGLTLGADPIVSAVSVVSTYENRPIPGLIIRKESKGHGTQAYIEGPILPSGAKIVVLEDVVTTGQSAMKAVTRLRDAGYTVDEVISLVDRKQGGAEFYQSQGLKFNVVYEIEEIQRRYSLKD